One window of Enterobacter sp. RHBSTW-00175 genomic DNA carries:
- a CDS encoding DUF977 family protein, which produces MARPKTNQERSLLIAWIIEMVKKHGRATTKDIAEMFGLHRSTAEKYIRVAIKQGELIRHGRCGIFRDQRAVIDFDMERFTHRGAAE; this is translated from the coding sequence ATGGCAAGGCCTAAGACCAACCAGGAACGCAGCTTGCTCATCGCCTGGATTATCGAGATGGTGAAAAAACATGGCCGCGCAACAACCAAAGATATCGCGGAAATGTTTGGCCTACATCGCTCCACTGCCGAGAAGTACATCCGGGTAGCCATCAAACAGGGTGAACTTATCCGGCATGGCCGTTGCGGCATTTTCCGCGACCAGCGCGCAGTTATCGACTTTGACATGGAGCGTTTCACGCACCGGGGAGCAGCAGAATGA